A genomic segment from Actinoplanes sichuanensis encodes:
- the dapA gene encoding 4-hydroxy-tetrahydrodipicolinate synthase — protein MTHDPRPFGRLLTAMVTPFTPDGSLDLEGAARLAAHLVDEQRNDALVISGTTGESPTTSDAEKERLLRVVIETVGDRAQVLAGVGTNNTAHTIELAHAAEKAGAHGLLVVTPYYSKPPQAGVERHFRTVADATGLPIMVYDIPHRAGTAITTETMVRIAEHERIVAVKDAKGDLVASSHVLARTDLAYYSGDDAATLPLLAIGGVGLVGTSTHFTGKIAKEMIEVWERGDAAAALALHRTALPLFTGIFRTQGVMLVKAGLGALGLPAGPVRSPLVDATGEELNQLRQDAAAAGIVL, from the coding sequence ATGACGCACGACCCGCGGCCCTTCGGACGGCTGCTGACCGCCATGGTGACTCCGTTCACCCCGGACGGTTCCCTGGACCTGGAGGGTGCCGCCCGGCTCGCCGCCCACCTCGTCGACGAGCAGCGCAACGACGCTCTCGTGATCAGCGGCACCACCGGAGAGTCCCCCACCACCTCCGACGCGGAAAAGGAGCGACTGCTCCGCGTCGTGATCGAGACCGTCGGGGACAGGGCACAGGTTCTGGCGGGGGTGGGCACCAACAACACCGCCCACACCATCGAGCTGGCGCACGCCGCGGAGAAAGCGGGGGCGCACGGTCTGCTGGTCGTGACGCCGTATTACAGCAAGCCGCCGCAGGCGGGCGTCGAGCGGCATTTCCGCACGGTCGCCGACGCCACCGGCCTGCCGATCATGGTCTACGACATCCCGCACCGGGCCGGCACGGCGATCACCACCGAGACGATGGTCCGGATCGCCGAGCACGAGCGCATCGTCGCGGTCAAGGACGCCAAGGGTGACCTGGTCGCCAGCTCGCACGTGCTGGCCCGGACCGATCTGGCCTACTACTCCGGCGACGACGCGGCCACCCTGCCGTTGCTCGCGATCGGCGGGGTCGGCCTGGTGGGCACGTCGACGCACTTCACCGGCAAGATCGCCAAGGAGATGATCGAGGTGTGGGAGCGGGGCGACGCGGCAGCCGCGCTGGCCCTGCACCGCACGGCTCTGCCCCTGTTCACCGGCATCTTCCGGACACAGGGGGTCATGCTGGTCAAGGCCGGTCTGGGGGCGCTCGGGCTGCCCGCCGGGCCGGTCCGCTCGCCGCTGGTCGACGCGACCGGTGAGGAATTGAACCAACTGCGCCAGGACGCCGCCGCGGCCGGCATCGTGCTCTGA
- a CDS encoding ribonuclease J — protein sequence MTNAHIELGPPPPLPEGALRVIPLGGLGAIGRNMTVFEYDGKLLVVDCGVLFPDVEQPGVDLILPDFAPILDRLEDVQAIVLTHGHEDHIGAVPYLLAHKPDIPLVGSEFTLALVEAKLAERRLDPYTLTVREGGVERLGPFECEFFAVNHSIPDALAVAVRTPAGLVLHTGDFKMDQVPLDGRITDLAGFARLGAEGVDLLLSDSTNAEVPGFVTPERDIGPVLSSIFGKASGRIIVASFASHVHRVQQVMDSAWEFDRKVALIGRSMVRNMGIARDLGLLRIPEGLLVGLDEATHLPPDEIVFMSTGSQGEPMSALGRMSTGDHRHITIAPGDTVVLASSLVPGNETSVYRVINQLSRAGATVVHKETAKVHVSGHAPAGELRYLLNVTRPSNLMPVHGEWRHLRAHAQLGIETGVAPDRVVLCEDGDVVDLVEGHARVVGRVKSRYVYVDGLAVGDVSESLLTERRILGDGGFIAATVVIDSVTGKVVGEPVISAKGFSEDPEAFNPVVPLLTAALHRSAEDGITDTHQLQQVVRRTVGRWVNDAYRRRPMIVPTVVEV from the coding sequence ATGACTAACGCTCACATCGAGCTGGGTCCGCCGCCGCCGCTGCCGGAGGGCGCCCTGCGCGTCATCCCGCTCGGTGGGCTGGGCGCCATCGGCCGCAACATGACGGTCTTCGAATACGACGGGAAGCTGCTGGTAGTCGACTGCGGGGTGCTCTTCCCCGACGTCGAGCAACCGGGCGTCGACCTGATCCTGCCCGACTTCGCGCCGATCCTGGACCGGCTGGAGGACGTGCAGGCGATCGTGCTGACCCACGGGCACGAGGACCACATCGGCGCGGTGCCCTACCTGCTGGCCCACAAGCCGGACATTCCGTTGGTCGGCTCGGAGTTCACGCTCGCGCTGGTCGAGGCGAAACTGGCCGAGCGGCGGCTCGACCCGTATACGTTGACCGTCCGCGAGGGCGGCGTGGAGCGGCTCGGCCCGTTCGAGTGCGAGTTCTTCGCGGTCAACCACTCGATCCCGGACGCCCTGGCCGTCGCCGTGCGTACTCCGGCGGGTCTGGTCCTGCACACCGGTGACTTCAAGATGGACCAGGTGCCGCTGGACGGGCGGATCACCGACCTGGCCGGCTTCGCCCGGCTCGGGGCCGAGGGCGTCGACCTGCTGCTGTCCGACTCGACGAACGCCGAGGTGCCCGGGTTCGTGACCCCGGAGCGCGACATCGGCCCGGTGCTCAGCTCGATCTTCGGCAAGGCGAGCGGCCGGATCATCGTGGCCAGCTTCGCCTCGCATGTGCACCGGGTGCAGCAGGTGATGGACTCGGCCTGGGAGTTCGACCGCAAGGTCGCGCTGATCGGCCGGTCCATGGTCCGCAACATGGGCATCGCCCGTGACCTGGGCCTGCTGCGCATCCCGGAGGGCCTGCTGGTCGGCCTGGACGAGGCCACCCACCTGCCGCCCGACGAGATCGTCTTCATGTCCACCGGTTCGCAGGGCGAGCCGATGAGCGCGCTGGGCCGGATGTCCACGGGCGACCACCGACACATCACCATCGCTCCCGGCGACACGGTCGTGCTGGCCAGTTCGCTGGTGCCGGGTAACGAGACATCGGTCTACCGGGTGATCAACCAGCTGTCCCGGGCCGGCGCCACGGTCGTCCACAAGGAGACGGCGAAGGTGCACGTCTCCGGCCACGCGCCCGCCGGTGAGCTGCGCTACCTGCTCAACGTGACCCGCCCGAGCAACCTGATGCCGGTGCACGGCGAGTGGCGGCACCTGCGCGCGCACGCCCAGCTCGGCATCGAGACCGGGGTCGCCCCGGACCGGGTGGTGCTCTGCGAGGACGGTGACGTGGTCGACCTGGTCGAGGGCCACGCCCGCGTGGTCGGCCGGGTGAAGAGCCGGTATGTCTACGTGGACGGTCTCGCGGTCGGTGACGTCAGCGAGTCGCTGCTCACCGAGCGCCGGATCCTCGGTGACGGTGGGTTCATCGCGGCCACCGTGGTCATCGACTCGGTGACCGGAAAGGTGGTCGGCGAGCCGGTCATCTCGGCGAAGGGTTTCTCCGAGGACCCGGAGGCGTTCAACCCGGTCGTCCCGCTGCTGACCGCGGCCCTGCACCGCTCGGCCGAGGACGGCATCACCGACACCCACCAGCTACAACAGGTGGTCAGGCGCACGGTGGGCCGCTGGGTGAACGACGCCTATCGGCGGCGGCCGATGATCGTGCCGACGGTCGTCGAGGTCTGA
- a CDS encoding S1 family peptidase, protein MQRSAIAVGAVVAVAGAAAVAFTLPSLAGTEETGGSKASSTPGGLSPELLAAMKRDLGLDSEQAATRLARSEWAGGVSATLAAQTGEDFAGAWLASDGTTLKVAVTDSDAASAVKAAGAVPVLVKRSEAELDALKTKLDSAAAEVDGLTGWYVDVPTNKVVVVAQPGEKSEALAVARRAGVATEALTVKISDAQPKPLFDVRGADPYFINIGGGQARCSIGFSVTTGFVTAGHCGEEGTATTGFNNEAQGTVEFSVFPGNADMGFVAVNDDWTPRPVVNDFEGNELPVAGNTEAPVGAAICRSGSTTGTFCGTILAKNQTVQYPEGTVTGLTRTDVCAEGGDSGGPWLSGDQAQGVTSGGSGDCTAGGETFFQPLNEILAAQNLTLVTTEGEGGAEAPPASAPPAEEGEEASACDALPVQRDGTINRAGQAQAQPNGGAYRARAGTHTACLDAPDGADFDLVLQKANNRGQFKTVAQSTGTGDKTLSFTGRSGTYRYVVVATAGTGAYSLGFNVQ, encoded by the coding sequence ATGCAGCGCAGTGCGATCGCCGTAGGGGCGGTTGTTGCGGTGGCGGGTGCGGCGGCGGTCGCCTTCACCCTGCCGTCGCTCGCCGGCACCGAAGAGACCGGCGGGTCGAAGGCTTCGAGCACTCCGGGCGGATTGTCCCCGGAGTTGCTCGCGGCCATGAAACGTGACCTCGGTCTCGACAGTGAACAGGCGGCCACCCGGCTGGCCCGCTCGGAGTGGGCGGGCGGAGTCTCGGCGACGCTCGCCGCGCAGACCGGTGAGGATTTCGCGGGTGCCTGGCTCGCGTCCGACGGCACCACGCTCAAGGTCGCGGTGACCGACTCCGACGCGGCGTCGGCGGTGAAGGCCGCCGGTGCCGTACCGGTGCTGGTCAAGCGGAGCGAAGCCGAGCTCGACGCGTTGAAGACCAAGCTCGACTCGGCCGCGGCCGAGGTCGACGGTCTCACCGGCTGGTACGTCGACGTGCCGACCAACAAGGTGGTCGTGGTCGCGCAGCCCGGTGAGAAGTCCGAGGCGCTCGCCGTGGCCCGCCGGGCCGGTGTCGCCACCGAGGCGCTGACCGTGAAGATCAGCGACGCGCAGCCGAAGCCGCTGTTCGACGTCCGTGGCGCGGACCCGTACTTCATCAACATCGGTGGTGGCCAGGCCCGCTGCTCGATCGGCTTCTCGGTGACGACAGGTTTCGTCACGGCCGGTCACTGCGGCGAGGAGGGCACCGCCACCACCGGCTTCAACAACGAGGCGCAGGGCACCGTCGAGTTCTCGGTCTTCCCGGGCAACGCCGACATGGGCTTCGTCGCGGTGAACGACGACTGGACCCCGCGTCCGGTGGTCAACGACTTCGAGGGCAACGAGCTGCCGGTGGCCGGCAACACCGAGGCCCCGGTCGGCGCGGCGATCTGCCGTTCCGGTTCCACCACCGGCACGTTCTGCGGCACGATCCTGGCCAAGAACCAGACGGTCCAGTACCCGGAGGGCACGGTCACCGGCCTGACCCGTACCGACGTCTGCGCCGAGGGTGGCGACTCCGGTGGGCCGTGGCTCTCCGGCGACCAGGCCCAGGGTGTGACCTCGGGTGGTTCCGGCGACTGCACCGCCGGTGGTGAGACGTTCTTCCAGCCGCTCAACGAGATCCTGGCGGCGCAGAACCTGACCCTGGTCACCACCGAGGGTGAGGGTGGCGCCGAGGCGCCGCCGGCCTCCGCGCCGCCGGCCGAGGAGGGCGAGGAGGCGTCCGCGTGTGACGCTCTGCCGGTCCAGCGCGACGGCACCATCAACCGGGCCGGTCAGGCGCAGGCGCAGCCGAACGGCGGGGCCTACCGGGCCCGGGCCGGCACGCACACCGCCTGCCTGGACGCCCCGGACGGTGCCGACTTCGACCTGGTGCTGCAGAAGGCGAACAACCGGGGCCAGTTCAAGACGGTGGCCCAGTCCACCGGTACCGGTGACAAGACGCTGTCCTTCACCGGCCGTTCCGGCACCTACCGGTACGTCGTGGTGGCCACCGCCGGCACCGGCGCGTACAGCCTGGGCTTCAACGTCCAGTAA
- a CDS encoding YbjN domain-containing protein: protein MQPLSNDLIKAALDKRGFAYFVDADGDIAGNFQGNLIYFFRLGQRQEILQVRAMMQHVFSVEDVPKLYEFCNTWNRDQLWPKAYVQVTDEGQAIVVGEVTTDWEHGATLEQLDQVILCGVATGCRLGEALGEMKSGSSR from the coding sequence GTGCAGCCTCTCAGCAACGACTTGATCAAGGCCGCCCTGGACAAGCGCGGCTTCGCGTACTTCGTCGATGCCGACGGTGACATCGCCGGCAACTTCCAGGGCAATCTCATCTACTTCTTCCGCCTCGGCCAGCGGCAGGAGATCCTCCAGGTGCGGGCGATGATGCAGCACGTGTTCTCGGTCGAGGACGTGCCGAAGCTCTACGAGTTCTGCAACACGTGGAACCGGGATCAGCTGTGGCCCAAGGCGTACGTGCAGGTGACCGACGAGGGACAGGCCATCGTGGTGGGCGAGGTCACCACCGACTGGGAGCACGGCGCCACCCTCGAACAACTCGATCAGGTCATTCTCTGTGGGGTGGCGACCGGCTGCCGGCTCGGCGAGGCGCTCGGGGAGATGAAATCGGGGTCCTCACGCTGA
- a CDS encoding DNA translocase FtsK, which yields MAGRTPPAGRSRAASTTRGAAVNRAQQPARKSTGKATGKAPARKPAARRPAVRKAPPPAVGPGIARGLGSLWLGVAGGVGWLARGAGRQAASARAIGPEHRRDGAGLFMLGVAILIAVAVWAGSAGPVGLWVADMVRLFLGSLAVLLPLLLFYGSIRLMRQPVDPEHRGRTLVGWTAIIVATAALLHISGPRSDNPTVDQAGGLLGFGVGGLLERAVTDWVAVPLLLLLFAFGLLVITATPIAKIPERVALLLDLVSGRSGRHTERPIAEPDADLDVDLDEILEEPAKPRRPARRRQASQAPVTPLADEEPPDDFDEEIILHDTVALPKLPKTRKKAAPEHSPMPPTRAEQLEISAVKGDYRLPPANILATGAPPKARSRANDEIMAALTGVFEQFNVDAVVTGFTRGPTVTRYEVEIGPGTKVERITQLSRNIAYAVKSPDVRILSPIPGKSAVGVEIPNTDPENVSLGDVLRSRAAASDHHPMVVALGKDIEGGFVVANLAKMPHILIAGATGAGKSSCLNSLLVSLLTRSTPDEVRLLLVDPKRVEMTAYEGIPHLVTPIITNPKKAADALEWVVREMDMRYDDLAANGVRHIDDFNRKVRSGEITAPPGSEREMKPYPYLLVIIDELADLMMVAPRDVEDSVVRITQLARAAGIHLVLATQRPSVDVVTGLIKANVPSRLAFATSSLADSRVILDQPGAEKLLGRGDGLFLPMGASKPTRIQGAWVDETEIAAVVKFCKDQREPEFREDVTEVPQSKKKEIDEEIGDDLALLIQAIELVVSSQFGSTSMLQRKLRVGFAKAGRLMDLMETRGIVGPSEGSKARDVLVKPDELEESLAALKVD from the coding sequence ATGGCGGGCCGAACTCCTCCGGCGGGCCGGAGCCGCGCCGCGTCCACGACTCGGGGCGCGGCGGTCAACCGTGCCCAGCAACCGGCACGTAAATCGACGGGTAAGGCTACCGGTAAGGCGCCTGCGCGCAAACCGGCCGCCCGACGTCCCGCGGTCCGTAAGGCGCCGCCGCCCGCGGTCGGTCCGGGCATCGCCCGCGGCCTCGGCAGCCTCTGGCTCGGCGTGGCAGGCGGGGTCGGCTGGCTGGCCCGCGGGGCCGGTCGGCAGGCGGCCAGCGCCCGGGCGATCGGCCCCGAGCACCGCCGGGACGGCGCCGGGCTGTTCATGCTCGGTGTCGCCATCCTGATCGCGGTCGCGGTCTGGGCGGGCAGCGCCGGTCCGGTCGGCCTCTGGGTGGCCGACATGGTGCGGCTGTTCCTCGGCAGCCTCGCGGTGCTCCTGCCGCTACTGCTGTTCTACGGTTCGATCCGGCTGATGCGCCAGCCGGTCGACCCGGAGCACCGTGGGCGCACCCTGGTCGGCTGGACCGCGATCATCGTGGCCACCGCGGCGCTGCTGCACATCTCCGGCCCGCGATCGGACAATCCGACCGTCGACCAGGCCGGGGGACTGCTCGGCTTCGGGGTCGGTGGGCTGCTCGAGCGTGCGGTGACCGACTGGGTGGCCGTACCGCTGCTGCTGTTGCTCTTCGCCTTCGGTCTCCTGGTGATCACCGCGACGCCGATCGCCAAGATCCCGGAGCGCGTCGCGCTCCTGCTCGACCTGGTCTCCGGCCGTTCCGGCCGGCACACCGAGCGCCCGATCGCAGAGCCGGACGCGGACCTGGACGTGGATCTGGACGAGATCCTGGAGGAGCCGGCGAAGCCGCGGCGCCCGGCCCGACGGCGGCAGGCCTCGCAGGCCCCGGTCACGCCACTGGCCGATGAGGAACCGCCGGACGACTTCGACGAAGAGATCATCCTGCACGACACGGTGGCCCTGCCGAAGCTGCCGAAGACCCGCAAGAAGGCGGCGCCCGAGCACTCGCCGATGCCGCCGACCCGGGCCGAGCAGCTGGAGATCTCGGCGGTCAAGGGCGACTACCGCCTGCCGCCGGCGAACATCCTCGCCACCGGTGCCCCGCCCAAGGCCCGCAGCCGTGCCAACGACGAGATCATGGCCGCGCTCACCGGTGTGTTCGAGCAGTTCAACGTGGACGCGGTGGTGACCGGCTTCACCCGTGGACCGACGGTCACCCGGTACGAGGTGGAGATCGGCCCCGGTACCAAGGTGGAGCGGATCACCCAGCTCTCCCGCAACATCGCCTACGCGGTGAAGTCGCCGGACGTGCGGATCCTGAGCCCGATCCCGGGCAAGAGCGCGGTGGGCGTGGAGATCCCCAACACCGATCCGGAGAACGTGTCGCTCGGTGACGTGCTGCGCTCCCGGGCGGCCGCCTCCGACCACCACCCGATGGTGGTGGCCCTCGGCAAGGACATCGAGGGCGGCTTCGTCGTGGCGAACCTGGCCAAGATGCCGCACATCCTCATCGCGGGCGCCACCGGCGCGGGCAAGAGCTCCTGCCTCAACTCGCTGCTGGTGTCGCTTCTCACCAGATCGACACCGGACGAGGTACGGCTGCTCCTGGTCGACCCCAAGCGGGTGGAGATGACGGCGTACGAGGGGATCCCGCACCTCGTCACGCCGATCATCACGAACCCGAAGAAGGCCGCCGACGCCCTGGAGTGGGTCGTCCGCGAGATGGACATGCGTTACGACGACCTCGCCGCCAACGGGGTACGCCACATCGACGACTTCAACCGCAAGGTCCGCAGCGGCGAGATCACGGCGCCGCCGGGCAGCGAGCGGGAGATGAAGCCGTACCCGTACCTCCTGGTGATCATCGACGAGCTGGCCGACCTGATGATGGTCGCCCCGCGTGACGTGGAGGACTCGGTCGTCCGGATCACCCAGCTGGCCCGGGCCGCCGGCATCCACCTGGTGCTCGCCACCCAGCGGCCGTCGGTGGACGTGGTCACCGGTCTGATCAAGGCGAACGTGCCGTCCCGGCTCGCCTTCGCCACGTCCTCGCTGGCCGACTCCCGGGTCATCCTGGACCAGCCGGGCGCGGAGAAGCTGCTCGGCCGCGGCGACGGTCTCTTCCTGCCGATGGGTGCCTCCAAGCCGACCCGTATCCAGGGCGCCTGGGTCGACGAGACGGAGATCGCGGCGGTCGTCAAGTTCTGCAAGGACCAGCGTGAGCCGGAGTTCCGCGAGGACGTCACCGAGGTTCCGCAGAGCAAGAAGAAGGAGATCGACGAGGAGATCGGCGACGACCTGGCGTTGCTGATCCAGGCCATCGAGCTGGTGGTGTCCAGCCAGTTCGGCTCGACCTCGATGCTTCAGCGCAAGCTGCGGGTGGGTTTCGCGAAGGCGGGCCGCCTGATGGACCTGATGGAGACCCGGGGCATCGTCGGGCCGTCCGAGGGTTCGAAGGCCCGCGACGTGCTGGTCAAACCGGACGAGCTGGAAGAGTCACTGGCCGCGCTCAAGGTCGACTGA